Proteins encoded within one genomic window of Granulicella pectinivorans:
- the thiS gene encoding sulfur carrier protein ThiS: MPLTLTLNGQNRTFEGLVPDSNLAELVDALGVKGDRVALELNGEIVSRARWAEASLANGDKVEMVHFVGGGSGA; this comes from the coding sequence ATGCCGCTTACCCTGACATTGAATGGACAGAACCGTACCTTCGAAGGCCTTGTGCCTGACTCCAATCTTGCCGAGCTGGTGGATGCGCTGGGCGTGAAGGGCGACCGGGTGGCTCTAGAGCTCAATGGCGAGATCGTGTCGCGCGCGCGGTGGGCGGAGGCGTCCCTGGCGAACGGCGACAAGGTGGAGATGGTTCACTTTGTGGGCGGAGGCTCCGGCGCTTGA
- a CDS encoding lipopolysaccharide biosynthesis protein — translation MSGLRGIAKNLSALFSSHAITVVQQVALVPLFIHGYGKAGYGEWLAISAAVSYLGTLDFGVQTFVNQDLTVRYHRGDMADFHVNQSTALRLLLGIVSVAAVAATVVFVLPMQHLLKMDGVHGDPVVAPLVVQMALFFMAMVALTHVVYGYFAGTFMVLGKAYVGSNWNNARTLSGIGTTLVAVLFHASFAQIAMAQWGGLLTCLVAQLWHLRRMGPDIFPTLKHWDSALVPKILKPSGYFALIFSSNFLVYQLPILILQSTAGGAFVTVFSLMRTVFSMTRNMLNVLTQSMGPEVTNLFAKNDWKGLSQIYNYSERLIFSVIPAANVGVLYLSPFLLTIWLKQPGLFDPRLYLISAASSIVMSTKEHKFQFQFSTNTHQALARFMFGTYVLLGGLWIVFIPRFGVLGLLWCWFAVELAQLVYLIHLNAGFFAHFEVLDKKYLWRLAMLSVSFLAGAWVFLPYTRAMALPVQIGIAIANGAALLGLAVPLFGLDAVWGEFRARRRGMAQA, via the coding sequence TTGAGCGGACTCAGGGGCATCGCCAAGAATCTGTCGGCGCTGTTCTCTTCGCATGCGATTACAGTGGTGCAACAGGTGGCCCTGGTGCCGCTGTTTATCCATGGATATGGCAAGGCTGGATATGGAGAATGGCTGGCGATCTCGGCCGCGGTGTCGTACCTGGGTACGCTGGACTTTGGGGTGCAGACGTTTGTGAACCAGGACCTGACGGTGCGGTATCACCGGGGAGATATGGCGGACTTTCATGTCAACCAGTCGACCGCGCTGAGGTTGCTGCTGGGGATTGTGTCAGTCGCCGCGGTGGCGGCGACGGTGGTGTTTGTGCTACCGATGCAGCATCTGCTGAAGATGGACGGGGTGCACGGGGATCCGGTGGTGGCTCCGCTGGTGGTGCAGATGGCGCTCTTCTTCATGGCGATGGTGGCGCTGACGCATGTGGTGTACGGGTACTTTGCTGGGACGTTCATGGTGCTGGGCAAGGCCTATGTGGGGTCGAACTGGAATAACGCGCGGACGCTATCGGGGATTGGGACGACGCTGGTGGCCGTGCTGTTCCACGCTTCGTTCGCGCAGATTGCGATGGCACAGTGGGGTGGGCTGCTGACGTGCCTGGTAGCGCAGCTATGGCATCTGCGGCGGATGGGGCCGGATATCTTTCCCACGCTGAAACACTGGGATAGTGCGCTGGTGCCGAAGATCCTGAAGCCTTCGGGATACTTCGCGCTGATCTTCTCGAGCAACTTTCTGGTGTACCAGCTTCCGATTCTGATTCTGCAGAGCACGGCGGGCGGGGCGTTTGTGACGGTGTTCTCGCTGATGCGGACAGTCTTCTCGATGACGCGGAACATGCTGAATGTGCTGACGCAGTCGATGGGGCCGGAGGTGACGAACCTGTTCGCGAAGAACGACTGGAAGGGGCTGAGCCAGATCTACAACTACTCGGAGCGGCTGATCTTTTCGGTGATTCCGGCAGCGAACGTGGGTGTGCTCTACCTTTCGCCGTTTCTGCTGACGATCTGGCTGAAGCAACCGGGGTTGTTCGATCCTCGTTTGTATTTGATCAGCGCGGCTTCGTCCATCGTGATGTCTACCAAGGAGCACAAGTTCCAATTCCAGTTTTCGACCAATACGCATCAGGCGCTGGCGCGATTCATGTTTGGGACGTATGTGCTGCTGGGTGGGCTTTGGATCGTGTTTATCCCCCGGTTTGGGGTGCTTGGGTTGCTCTGGTGCTGGTTCGCGGTGGAGTTGGCGCAGCTTGTGTATCTCATCCATCTGAACGCTGGGTTCTTTGCGCACTTTGAGGTGCTGGATAAGAAATATCTGTGGCGGCTTGCGATGCTTTCGGTGAGCTTTCTGGCGGGGGCGTGGGTATTTCTCCCGTATACGAGGGCCATGGCGCTGCCGGTGCAGATTGGGATCGCGATTGCGAATGGTGCGGCTTTGCTGGGGCTGGCGGTGCCGCTGTTTGGGCTGGATGCGGTTTGGGGAGAGTTTCGGGCGCGGCGAAGAGGCATGGCCCAGGCCTGA